In Holophagales bacterium, one DNA window encodes the following:
- a CDS encoding PD-(D/E)XK nuclease family protein, with translation MSAQLPAGPRLVGGHGPRAVEAALLADLDRLLPHSLEALRDDPRPILLVVPSRSLRLALLARVAQTSGGAVGLEIATLRRTARAILEQGGLPEPRGEALFDLLLHRAAAAEASLQRTLGDLVDGIDSAVASMRDLVDAGFEPELAPALDEALAVEAPRDEASARARALVRATAAAIRAARRLGIGGTADLYRSARELLLEHGPAALPARAVLVYGFADATGVATDFVTALVSGAEARVYLDLAGTTAPSPGSMGRGFGRSFRERLLGVAPLDPNPVTGDPSSSTLLTLENPRREVREVGRRALALIARGVAPERIGVVARDLSPYVSLLRTEWDRLGIPFSGEASWEIGGPEARRLDPLLDLVERREGAPIERWLGWRSVDGVVPFDLRTALRLLGVVRLEQIAAIDAARDLPPGDFPLPIRQGLEAGDLEGGPSAPRRRLSRTALVGALTAGRSLLRRLREWPGRTSLSSHLRALERLRSTLGPLARAAPGESSLNAARAALLAETPAELELDQSEFARLLRRALLAALGTPLGGRGGGVQVLSVTEARGRTFAHLFLLGLNTGNFPRTVSEDPVLPDRIRTFLAPLLPDLPRKLEGRDEERVLFGQLLLASPETTLLHARFDAHRRPLTPSPLLGGFASPALSTTGEHSGAASPEEPTSHALDELPPEDAVLVAALAGPRPALEPFLAAALPEHGEAGQSRPTRLALASAHLALLDEIDPDLSTESGRERRHHLGPFFGFVGAVTLDADPRRRQLAVTSLEALCACPWRHFVERLLRLDLPPDEAEELPRLDAARLGRIVHAVLERLFPAEAGSPALDLTTAPTRPATPVVWPDDLTLSEIARQEAERLLAEDGLARWPLSRAEAARALPYLRAARDVDRGRFEALATEAQAEMTLPIDGVPRRLGFRVDRLERLDGRLVLTDFKTGKPELTRGSDTARRKAMLQSIANGRRLQAALYARASADDRHEAGPSASALGRYVYLGPGLEVAERQVDVAADDAEAAAALERAVAAGMDARDRGAFFPRLLDPRLEKSADVCSFCRVAASCLQHDSGARLRLAERLTRLRGGEVPVDGPAEASLAMLYDLGQGIDRERR, from the coding sequence GTGAGCGCGCAGCTGCCCGCGGGACCGAGGCTCGTCGGCGGTCACGGCCCGCGAGCGGTGGAGGCCGCCCTGCTCGCCGACCTCGACCGACTCCTGCCGCACAGCCTCGAAGCGCTGCGCGACGATCCGCGACCCATCCTCCTGGTCGTTCCCTCGCGCAGCCTGCGTCTCGCCCTGCTCGCCCGCGTCGCTCAGACCTCCGGAGGTGCGGTGGGCCTCGAGATCGCGACGCTGCGGCGGACGGCCCGCGCGATCCTGGAGCAGGGCGGACTGCCCGAGCCGCGCGGCGAGGCCCTCTTCGATCTGCTCCTCCATCGCGCCGCAGCCGCGGAGGCGTCACTGCAGCGTACGCTCGGCGATCTCGTCGACGGGATCGACTCCGCGGTCGCCTCGATGCGCGATCTCGTCGACGCGGGATTCGAGCCCGAGCTCGCTCCGGCCCTCGACGAGGCTCTGGCGGTCGAAGCGCCCCGCGACGAGGCCAGCGCACGCGCGCGCGCGCTCGTCCGGGCGACCGCCGCGGCGATTCGCGCCGCTCGCCGCCTCGGCATCGGCGGCACGGCCGACCTCTATCGCTCGGCACGGGAGCTCCTCCTCGAGCACGGCCCGGCGGCCCTGCCCGCTCGAGCCGTTCTCGTGTACGGCTTCGCCGATGCCACGGGTGTGGCGACGGACTTCGTCACCGCCCTCGTTTCGGGCGCCGAAGCGCGGGTCTACCTCGATCTCGCCGGCACGACGGCACCGTCGCCGGGCTCGATGGGACGCGGTTTTGGTCGCAGCTTTCGCGAGCGGCTTCTCGGTGTCGCACCGCTCGATCCGAATCCGGTGACGGGAGATCCTTCATCATCCACCCTGCTGACGCTCGAGAATCCCCGGCGCGAAGTTCGCGAGGTCGGTCGGCGCGCGCTCGCCCTGATCGCTCGCGGGGTTGCGCCGGAGCGCATCGGGGTCGTCGCCCGCGATCTTTCCCCGTACGTCTCGCTGCTGCGAACCGAATGGGACCGTCTCGGGATCCCGTTCTCGGGGGAGGCCTCTTGGGAGATCGGGGGGCCGGAGGCGCGACGGCTCGATCCGCTTCTCGACCTCGTCGAGCGACGCGAGGGGGCGCCGATCGAGCGCTGGCTCGGCTGGCGCAGCGTCGACGGCGTGGTCCCGTTCGACCTGCGCACAGCCCTCCGCCTACTCGGCGTCGTCCGCCTCGAGCAGATCGCCGCGATCGATGCGGCCCGGGATCTGCCGCCGGGCGACTTCCCGCTGCCGATCCGGCAGGGTCTCGAGGCGGGCGACCTCGAGGGCGGGCCGTCGGCCCCGCGACGACGCCTATCGCGCACCGCGCTGGTGGGCGCCTTGACCGCGGGACGCTCTCTGCTCCGACGGCTTCGCGAATGGCCAGGTCGCACGAGCCTCTCGTCCCACCTGCGCGCGCTCGAGCGCCTTCGTTCGACCCTGGGGCCACTCGCCCGTGCTGCCCCAGGTGAGTCGTCGCTCAATGCGGCCCGTGCCGCGCTGCTGGCCGAGACCCCGGCCGAGCTGGAGCTCGACCAGAGCGAGTTCGCGCGGCTCCTGCGTCGCGCCCTGCTCGCCGCGCTGGGGACACCGCTCGGGGGTCGTGGGGGTGGCGTCCAGGTTCTCAGCGTGACCGAAGCCCGCGGGCGAACCTTCGCGCACCTCTTCCTTCTCGGACTGAATACCGGCAACTTCCCCCGCACGGTGAGCGAGGACCCGGTGCTGCCCGATCGCATCCGCACGTTTCTCGCCCCCCTGCTGCCGGACCTCCCGCGCAAGCTCGAGGGACGAGACGAGGAGCGGGTCCTTTTCGGCCAGCTCCTGCTCGCTTCGCCCGAAACCACGCTCTTGCATGCGCGCTTCGATGCTCACCGTCGGCCGCTCACACCGTCGCCGCTGCTCGGCGGATTCGCGTCGCCGGCGCTCTCGACGACAGGAGAGCACTCCGGCGCGGCGTCGCCGGAGGAGCCAACGTCCCACGCGCTCGACGAGCTGCCGCCGGAGGATGCCGTCCTCGTTGCGGCGCTGGCGGGACCGCGCCCGGCGCTCGAGCCGTTCCTCGCGGCCGCGCTGCCCGAGCACGGTGAGGCCGGACAGAGCCGACCGACGCGTCTGGCGCTCGCCTCGGCCCACCTGGCACTCCTCGACGAGATCGATCCGGATCTCTCGACCGAGAGCGGCCGGGAGCGACGACATCACCTCGGACCGTTCTTCGGCTTCGTCGGCGCGGTGACCCTCGACGCCGATCCGCGTCGCCGGCAGCTCGCGGTCACCTCCCTCGAAGCCCTCTGTGCTTGCCCTTGGCGCCACTTCGTCGAGCGTCTGCTGCGCCTCGACCTCCCTCCGGACGAAGCCGAGGAGCTTCCCCGCCTCGACGCGGCGCGGCTCGGCAGGATCGTCCACGCCGTCCTCGAACGTCTCTTTCCGGCGGAGGCGGGCTCTCCCGCCTTGGATCTCACGACGGCGCCCACGCGTCCGGCGACCCCTGTCGTCTGGCCGGACGACCTCACGCTGTCGGAGATCGCGCGACAGGAAGCCGAGCGGCTACTCGCCGAGGATGGGTTGGCACGGTGGCCGCTGAGTCGAGCAGAGGCCGCGCGCGCCCTCCCTTACCTGCGGGCGGCCCGCGATGTCGACCGGGGACGATTCGAGGCGCTCGCGACGGAGGCACAGGCGGAGATGACCCTGCCAATCGACGGCGTCCCGCGCCGGCTCGGCTTCCGCGTCGATCGCCTCGAGAGGCTCGACGGGCGACTGGTTCTCACCGACTTCAAGACCGGCAAGCCCGAGCTCACCCGCGGCAGCGACACCGCCCGGCGAAAGGCGATGCTCCAGTCGATCGCCAACGGCAGAAGGCTGCAGGCGGCCCTCTACGCGCGGGCGTCGGCCGACGATCGGCACGAAGCAGGCCCTTCGGCGAGCGCGCTCGGCCGCTACGTCTACCTCGGGCCGGGCCTCGAGGTCGCCGAGCGCCAGGTCGACGTCGCCGCCGACGACGCGGAGGCGGCAGCGGCGCTCGAACGCGCCGTGGCCGCCGGGATGGACGCCCGCGATCGTGGAGCTTTTTTCCCGCGCCTCCTCGATCCCCGTCTCGAGAAGTCCGCCGACGTCTGCTCCTTCTGTCGCGTCGCGGCGAGCTGCTTGCAACACGATTCCGGGGCGCGGTTGCGCCTGGCCGAGCGCCTCACCCGCCTGCGCGGTGGCGAGGTCCCGGTGGACGGACCGGCCGAGGCATCGCTCGCGATGTTGTACGACCTCGGCCAGGGAATCGACCGGGAGCGCCGATGA
- a CDS encoding methyltransferase domain-containing protein, giving the protein MATRDRGLTLNRARYSFWSPFYDHFAGFSGPRRDAIERLALRAGERVLLVGVGTGLDLPLLPPGVDVTGIDLTPAMLARAARRAAPGTKLAVMDAQALDFADHSFDAVILHLILAVVPDGARCLAEAARVLAPEGRMSVFDKFLSDGAAPSLARRIANIPVRLLATDLNRSFGDLLHRSAAPLEIEENLAASWGGFFRRILLRRRGAS; this is encoded by the coding sequence ATGGCGACTCGCGACCGAGGTCTCACGCTCAATCGAGCCCGCTACTCGTTCTGGTCGCCGTTCTATGACCATTTCGCCGGCTTCTCCGGACCCCGACGCGACGCCATCGAGCGGCTCGCCCTGCGCGCTGGAGAGCGCGTCCTGCTCGTCGGTGTGGGCACCGGCCTCGACCTGCCGCTCTTGCCCCCGGGGGTTGACGTCACCGGGATCGACCTGACCCCCGCCATGCTCGCCCGTGCCGCTCGCCGCGCCGCCCCGGGCACCAAGCTTGCGGTCATGGACGCCCAGGCGCTCGACTTCGCCGACCATTCTTTCGACGCCGTGATCCTCCACCTCATCCTGGCGGTGGTCCCGGACGGCGCGCGCTGCCTCGCCGAAGCCGCACGAGTCCTGGCACCCGAGGGCCGGATGTCGGTCTTCGACAAGTTTCTGAGCGACGGCGCGGCGCCCTCACTCGCGAGACGGATCGCCAACATCCCCGTCCGCCTCCTCGCCACCGATCTCAACCGGTCGTTCGGCGATCTGCTGCATCGCTCCGCCGCACCCCTGGAGATCGAGGAGAACCTCGCGGCGTCCTGGGGCGGCTTCTTCCGCCGCATCCTCCTGCGACGCCGAGGAGCCTCGTGA
- a CDS encoding DUF3459 domain-containing protein has product MTLVAKLQEGRIPGGARALVVLFFVLLATGCAERSHAPAPGAGSGSVEVANRLPAWSAAEWSRAVVYFAIVDRFADGDPKNNRGVDRAGKGTFHGGDLAGLASRLDDLAELGINTLWLTPTVRNIDGFVTGAGFPDWGYHGYWADDFEQVDPRFGTEAELRHLVAEAHRRGIRVLLDVVYNHAGYGSHYLTDPRTASWLRSAEKGSCGEDDLTQCVAGLPDFRTDLPEVREYLLSAHLGLAKRVGLDGFRLDTVKHVEHDFWKLHRTRTRQELGAGFFLLGEVWGGDAGVLDPWFAGDELDAGFDFGFQGSALAFVRGRGRAVAFDRYLKSRERVRPGYLLAHFLSSHDVPGALYQLDGDLALFRLAAFLQMTVSGIPVVYYGEEVGRRGGDWPDNRSDMPWGALGIAPGAGQPRDEQLRSDYRRLIALRARYPELATGAHESLVADGDLLVFGRHDPATGSRVVVAVNRGAGEAEVTIPLPADWRGAQLHDVWGERPVVLDPTGEVARVSLAGRSGGVLVRDDASSAHPNSHP; this is encoded by the coding sequence GTGACTCTCGTGGCGAAGCTGCAGGAGGGGAGAATTCCGGGGGGGGCTCGAGCCCTCGTCGTCCTGTTTTTCGTGCTTCTCGCCACGGGTTGCGCCGAGCGCTCGCACGCTCCGGCGCCCGGTGCGGGCAGCGGGAGCGTCGAGGTAGCGAACCGGCTTCCTGCCTGGAGCGCTGCGGAATGGAGCCGGGCGGTGGTTTACTTCGCCATCGTCGACCGGTTTGCCGACGGCGATCCGAAGAACAACCGTGGCGTCGACCGCGCCGGCAAGGGCACCTTTCACGGCGGCGACCTCGCGGGTCTTGCCTCGCGGCTCGACGACCTGGCCGAGCTCGGCATCAATACCCTTTGGCTCACTCCGACCGTCAGGAACATCGACGGCTTCGTGACCGGGGCCGGCTTCCCGGACTGGGGTTACCACGGCTATTGGGCTGACGACTTCGAACAGGTCGACCCGCGCTTCGGCACCGAAGCGGAGCTGCGTCACCTGGTCGCGGAGGCGCACCGACGCGGCATCCGCGTGCTGCTCGACGTGGTGTACAACCACGCCGGTTACGGCTCGCACTACCTCACCGACCCGAGGACGGCATCCTGGTTGCGCAGCGCGGAGAAGGGCAGTTGCGGTGAGGACGATCTGACGCAGTGCGTCGCCGGCCTCCCGGACTTTCGCACCGACCTGCCCGAGGTCCGCGAGTACCTCCTCTCGGCGCACCTCGGACTCGCCAAGCGCGTGGGCCTCGACGGTTTCCGCCTCGACACGGTCAAGCACGTCGAGCACGACTTTTGGAAATTGCACCGCACACGAACACGCCAGGAGCTTGGCGCGGGGTTCTTTCTGCTCGGCGAGGTGTGGGGCGGCGACGCCGGGGTGCTCGACCCCTGGTTTGCCGGGGACGAGCTCGACGCCGGGTTCGATTTCGGCTTCCAGGGTAGCGCTCTGGCGTTCGTCCGCGGTCGCGGCCGTGCCGTGGCGTTCGATCGCTACCTCAAATCGCGAGAGCGGGTGCGCCCCGGCTATCTGCTTGCCCACTTTCTGTCGTCCCACGACGTGCCCGGGGCCCTCTACCAGCTCGACGGAGACTTGGCGCTCTTCCGCCTCGCCGCCTTCCTCCAGATGACCGTTTCCGGCATTCCGGTCGTCTATTACGGAGAGGAGGTCGGGAGACGAGGAGGGGATTGGCCGGACAACCGCAGCGACATGCCCTGGGGCGCTCTGGGGATCGCGCCGGGAGCCGGTCAGCCGCGCGACGAGCAGCTGCGGAGCGACTACCGGCGGCTCATCGCGCTGCGGGCCCGCTATCCGGAATTGGCGACGGGAGCGCACGAGAGCCTGGTGGCGGACGGGGACCTGCTGGTCTTCGGTCGTCACGATCCGGCGACTGGTTCGCGGGTCGTGGTCGCGGTCAATCGAGGGGCCGGCGAAGCCGAGGTGACGATCCCTCTGCCGGCCGACTGGCGGGGCGCGCAGCTCCACGACGTCTGGGGCGAGCGACCGGTGGTGCTCGACCCGACGGGAGAGGTCGCGAGGGTGTCGCTCGCCGGACGTTCAGGCGGCGTTCTCGTCCGCGACGACGCTTCTTCCGCTCATCCGAATTCCCATCCGTGA
- the ugpC gene encoding sn-glycerol-3-phosphate ABC transporter ATP-binding protein UgpC, whose protein sequence is MASVSFRQVAKRYGKVSVIEGLDLEIRDREFMVLVGPSGCGKSTALRMLAGLEEISDGKILIGDRVVNDLAPKDRDIAMVFQSYALYPHMTVRENMEFGLRIRKTPREEIDRLIGEASQILDIAHLLDRKPKQLSGGQRQRVAVGRAIVRQPSVFLFDEPLSNLDAKLRVQMRAEISKLQSRLQTTTIYVTHDQVEAMTMGHRIAVMKDGALQQVGTPLEVYERPDNLFVANFIGTPPMNFAAARIDRGGSVLAASHFEIPVPEHWRAASAGKDGKRVVLGMRPENLIEEGRATRGPTAPILGVVEIVEPLGHEAIVHARAGEDLLVAKVDSHRVPPTGTPLRLALELDYLHIFDADNERRLSN, encoded by the coding sequence ATGGCTAGCGTCAGTTTCCGGCAGGTTGCCAAGCGATACGGCAAGGTCTCGGTCATCGAGGGGCTCGACCTCGAGATCCGGGACCGGGAGTTCATGGTGCTCGTCGGTCCGTCCGGATGCGGGAAGTCGACCGCCTTGCGGATGCTCGCCGGCCTGGAGGAGATCTCCGACGGCAAAATCCTGATCGGCGATCGCGTCGTCAACGACCTCGCGCCGAAAGACCGCGACATCGCCATGGTCTTCCAGAGCTATGCGCTCTATCCGCACATGACGGTGCGGGAGAACATGGAGTTCGGACTGCGGATCCGCAAGACGCCGCGGGAGGAGATCGACCGGCTCATCGGCGAGGCGTCGCAGATCCTCGACATCGCCCACCTGCTCGATCGCAAGCCGAAACAGCTCTCCGGCGGGCAGCGGCAGCGTGTCGCCGTCGGCCGGGCGATCGTCCGCCAGCCGTCCGTCTTCCTCTTCGACGAGCCGCTGTCCAACCTCGACGCGAAGCTCCGCGTCCAGATGCGGGCCGAGATCTCGAAGCTCCAGTCGCGCCTGCAGACGACGACGATCTACGTCACCCACGATCAGGTCGAGGCGATGACCATGGGGCACCGGATCGCGGTGATGAAGGACGGAGCGTTGCAGCAGGTCGGCACGCCGCTCGAGGTGTACGAGCGGCCGGACAACCTCTTCGTCGCCAACTTCATCGGTACGCCGCCGATGAACTTCGCGGCGGCCCGCATCGACCGCGGCGGCAGTGTGCTCGCCGCTTCGCACTTCGAGATTCCGGTGCCGGAGCATTGGCGTGCAGCCAGCGCGGGCAAGGACGGCAAGCGGGTGGTGCTGGGGATGCGTCCGGAGAACCTGATCGAGGAGGGCCGGGCGACCCGAGGGCCGACGGCTCCCATTCTCGGCGTCGTCGAGATCGTCGAGCCGCTCGGTCACGAGGCGATCGTCCACGCCCGCGCGGGGGAGGACCTGCTCGTCGCCAAGGTGGACTCCCACCGGGTTCCCCCGACCGGCACGCCCCTGCGCCTCGCTCTCGAGCTCGACTACCTCCACATCTTCGACGCCGACAACGAACGACGCCTTTCCAACTGA
- a CDS encoding extracellular solute-binding protein, giving the protein MRQLRFAGKIAALLVAVAIAGPAFAAEVVVWHAYRGEEKAAFEKVVANYNAAKAAAGIKITTLAVPYDAFADKITAAVPRGKGPDVFIYAQDRLGGWIEAGNTIEPIDFFLDKSITDRFLPSTMQAMNYQNTVYGLPLNYKVITLIYNKKLVTSPPKTSGELVALGKKLTDAATGHFGLAYAYSDFYYHAALMNAFGGGVFAEGRKPTLNTAANVKSLELLMKWVEQDKFLPAEPSTALITSLFNEGKAAMVFSGPWFLGEIAKGVDFGLAPLPSIDEAGGKPMRPWMTVEGAYIAAPSKNKEAAFDFISYLTDAPQAKILALEGRQTPSNRKVYEDPQVASDTVLKAFRAQVDAAVPMPNLAEMTMVWSPATTAMNTIVKKSLGVKAALDVAQKDVEERIKNLRK; this is encoded by the coding sequence ATGCGCCAACTTCGATTCGCAGGGAAGATCGCGGCACTGCTCGTCGCCGTGGCCATCGCCGGTCCGGCTTTCGCTGCCGAGGTGGTGGTCTGGCATGCCTATCGCGGCGAGGAGAAGGCCGCCTTCGAGAAGGTCGTGGCGAACTACAACGCCGCGAAGGCGGCGGCGGGGATCAAGATCACCACGCTCGCCGTGCCGTACGACGCTTTCGCCGACAAGATCACCGCCGCCGTGCCGCGCGGTAAGGGCCCGGACGTCTTCATCTACGCCCAGGACCGGCTCGGCGGGTGGATCGAAGCGGGCAACACGATCGAACCGATCGACTTCTTCCTCGACAAGAGCATCACCGATCGTTTCCTTCCTTCGACCATGCAGGCGATGAACTACCAGAACACGGTGTATGGCCTGCCGCTGAATTACAAGGTCATCACGCTGATCTACAACAAGAAGCTGGTGACGTCGCCTCCCAAGACCTCGGGTGAGTTGGTCGCTCTCGGCAAGAAGCTGACCGACGCCGCCACGGGCCATTTCGGCCTCGCTTATGCCTACTCCGACTTCTACTACCACGCCGCCCTGATGAACGCGTTCGGCGGCGGGGTCTTCGCCGAAGGCCGGAAGCCGACGCTCAATACTGCGGCCAACGTGAAGTCGCTCGAGCTGCTGATGAAGTGGGTGGAGCAGGACAAGTTCCTTCCGGCCGAGCCCTCGACGGCGTTGATCACCTCGCTGTTCAACGAAGGGAAGGCGGCGATGGTCTTCTCCGGTCCCTGGTTCCTCGGCGAGATCGCGAAGGGCGTCGATTTCGGCCTTGCCCCCTTGCCGTCGATCGACGAGGCCGGTGGCAAGCCGATGCGGCCGTGGATGACGGTCGAAGGGGCCTACATCGCCGCTCCGTCGAAGAACAAGGAAGCGGCGTTCGACTTCATTTCGTATCTCACCGACGCACCCCAGGCGAAAATCCTGGCCCTCGAAGGTCGGCAGACGCCGTCGAACCGCAAGGTCTACGAGGATCCCCAGGTGGCCTCCGACACAGTCCTCAAGGCGTTCCGTGCGCAGGTCGACGCTGCGGTTCCGATGCCGAACCTCGCCGAGATGACCATGGTGTGGTCTCCCGCCACGACGGCGATGAACACCATCGTCAAGAAGTCGCTCGGGGTGAAGGCGGCGCTCGATGTCGCACAGAAGGACGTCGAGGAGCGCATCAAGAACCTGAGGAAGTAG
- a CDS encoding sugar ABC transporter permease yields the protein MAIGQRRALLTVVGGVLLAGVVGWQAWRFAGELSSDRLAHEQRLAADLAGQAERFAAVAQASGFSLDGEALDPARWDADRNGTPRGVVLAEGGVAADRLAESARGVARRGALVHAAFGLVGLGLLAFVALGTAARGWQTLVRYRVAYAYVTPAMVGMLLLVFFPFVYGITLSFTNSNIYNSDKPISEIWTGLDNFRDILSDFAIMRTTEDGGAGGLNYKNFYYTLGFTVIWTVANVGLGVSLGLLLALILNTKGLRLKPLYRVLLVLPWAVPNYITALIWKGMFHQQFGVVNQVIQIFGGAPVSWFEKPVTSFVTVLATNGWLSFPFMMVIALGALQSIPADLYEAARVDGASRWQQFRSITLPSLKPALVPAVILSVIWTFNMFNIIYLVSQGEPAGSTEILITQAYKLAFEQYRYGYAAAYSTVIFFILFAYGTWQNRVTRATEGI from the coding sequence ATGGCGATCGGACAGCGCCGCGCGCTCCTGACCGTCGTCGGAGGTGTCCTGCTCGCCGGCGTGGTCGGTTGGCAGGCTTGGCGCTTTGCCGGCGAGCTTTCCTCCGACCGACTGGCCCACGAGCAGCGACTCGCCGCGGATCTGGCGGGGCAGGCCGAGCGGTTCGCCGCCGTGGCGCAGGCGAGCGGCTTCTCACTCGACGGCGAGGCGCTCGATCCTGCGCGCTGGGACGCCGATCGCAACGGGACGCCGCGCGGCGTGGTCCTTGCCGAGGGAGGGGTCGCAGCGGACCGCTTGGCCGAGTCAGCGCGTGGGGTCGCCCGGCGAGGGGCGCTCGTGCACGCCGCCTTCGGGCTCGTCGGCCTGGGGCTGTTGGCGTTCGTCGCGCTGGGGACGGCTGCCCGCGGTTGGCAGACCCTGGTGCGCTATCGGGTGGCCTACGCCTACGTCACGCCGGCCATGGTCGGCATGCTGCTGCTCGTCTTCTTCCCCTTCGTCTATGGCATCACGCTGTCGTTCACCAATTCGAACATCTACAACAGCGACAAGCCGATCAGCGAGATCTGGACCGGCCTCGACAACTTCCGCGACATCCTCTCCGACTTCGCGATCATGAGGACGACCGAGGACGGTGGCGCCGGCGGGCTCAACTACAAGAACTTCTACTACACCCTCGGGTTCACCGTGATCTGGACGGTGGCCAACGTCGGCCTGGGTGTCTCGCTGGGTTTGCTGCTCGCGCTCATCCTCAACACCAAGGGCCTGCGGCTCAAACCGCTCTATCGCGTGCTGCTGGTTCTGCCGTGGGCGGTCCCGAACTACATCACCGCGCTGATCTGGAAGGGGATGTTCCATCAGCAGTTCGGGGTGGTGAACCAGGTGATCCAGATCTTCGGCGGGGCGCCGGTCTCGTGGTTCGAGAAGCCGGTCACCTCGTTCGTCACCGTCCTCGCGACGAATGGCTGGCTCTCGTTCCCCTTCATGATGGTGATCGCCTTGGGGGCGCTGCAATCGATCCCGGCGGATCTCTACGAGGCCGCCCGAGTCGACGGGGCGTCGCGCTGGCAGCAGTTCCGCTCGATCACCCTGCCGTCCCTGAAACCCGCGCTCGTCCCGGCCGTTATTCTCTCGGTGATCTGGACGTTCAACATGTTCAACATCATCTACCTGGTGTCCCAGGGTGAACCGGCAGGCTCGACCGAAATCCTGATCACGCAGGCCTACAAGCTGGCGTTCGAGCAGTACCGCTACGGTTACGCGGCGGCTTACTCGACGGTGATCTTCTTCATCCTGTTCGCCTACGGGACCTGGCAGAATCGCGTGACCCGCGCCACGGAGGGGATATGA
- a CDS encoding sugar ABC transporter permease → MSRKRASDQVAHWPLHLFLVLFTLLAIYPILWVIAVAFSGQQALSIADVPANPAISDRLRAVAPWPAAWSVQNFVSVMTEQPFGRWLFNSTVIALATTVLGVFLACTAGYAFSRFRFPGRRAGLMAFLVSQMFPGTLTLVPLYLIVVKWLGLGSTWMGLILVYSLTSIPFCVWMLKGYFDTIPRELEESAMMDGASPATIFFRIVLPLAKPAVAVTALFSFMTAWNEFIQAATFMDKETMYTGPVGLRFFVGGFQQQWGYFAAGSIITAIPVVVLFMFLQRYLVSGLTAGAVKG, encoded by the coding sequence ATGAGCCGCAAGCGGGCGAGCGATCAGGTCGCACACTGGCCCCTGCATCTTTTCCTGGTGCTATTCACTCTCCTCGCGATCTATCCGATCCTCTGGGTGATCGCCGTGGCGTTCTCCGGCCAGCAGGCGTTGTCGATCGCCGACGTGCCTGCCAACCCGGCGATCAGCGACCGGCTGCGGGCCGTGGCACCCTGGCCGGCGGCCTGGTCGGTGCAGAACTTCGTTTCGGTGATGACCGAGCAGCCGTTCGGCCGCTGGCTCTTCAACAGCACCGTCATCGCGCTCGCCACGACCGTTCTCGGGGTGTTTCTCGCCTGCACCGCCGGGTATGCGTTCTCGCGCTTCCGCTTCCCCGGCCGGCGCGCCGGACTCATGGCCTTCCTCGTCTCGCAGATGTTCCCGGGCACGCTGACCCTCGTGCCGCTCTACCTGATCGTCGTCAAGTGGCTGGGGCTCGGGTCGACCTGGATGGGGCTCATTCTGGTCTATTCGCTCACCTCGATCCCGTTCTGCGTCTGGATGCTCAAGGGCTACTTCGACACCATTCCGCGGGAGCTGGAAGAGTCGGCGATGATGGACGGCGCGTCGCCGGCGACGATCTTCTTCCGCATCGTCCTGCCGCTGGCCAAGCCGGCGGTGGCGGTGACGGCGCTCTTCTCCTTCATGACCGCATGGAACGAGTTCATCCAGGCGGCGACCTTCATGGACAAGGAAACGATGTACACGGGACCGGTCGGCCTGCGCTTCTTCGTCGGCGGGTTCCAGCAGCAGTGGGGATACTTCGCCGCAGGATCGATCATCACGGCGATTCCGGTCGTCGTGCTCTTCATGTTCCTGCAGCGCTATCTGGTCTCCGGCCTGACCGCCGGAGCGGTCAAGGGATGA